One Sphingomonas endolithica genomic window, CAGCGCCAACCAAGCCGGCAGCTTTGCCTCGACGCCAACCGTGTGCAGCGGGCTGCTCGAGGGCAGCGCGACCGTCGACAGCCGCTCCGCGGCAGTGCCCAACAGCCGCATGCCATGGCGATGCGCGGTCGCGCCGTTGAATGCGACCGCCTGTAGCGCCGGCAATGTCGCGATCAACGCGGGCAGATCGTTACCGACGACATCGCGAATCGCGGCGTCGCTGCTGCCGGGCCGCGCCGCGCTGGCGACAACATCCCACAAGCCCACCCGCGCGGTGCGCAACGCCGCCAGTCGCGCATCGTAGTCCAGGCTTGG contains:
- a CDS encoding DNA-deoxyinosine glycosylase, giving the protein MTTPQTKRSFPPVVDADTRLLVLGSLPGDRSLAAARYYAHPQNQFWQLMSAVIDVDLPSLDYDARLAALRTARVGLWDVVASAARPGSSDAAIRDVVGNDLPALIATLPALQAVAFNGATAHRHGMRLLGTAAERLSTVALPSSSPLHTVGVEAKLPAWLALRVFL